From Juglans regia cultivar Chandler chromosome 8, Walnut 2.0, whole genome shotgun sequence, the proteins below share one genomic window:
- the LOC109017682 gene encoding epoxide hydrolase A-like encodes MEKIEHTTVATNGINMHVASIGKGPVVLFLHGFPELWYSWRHQLLYLSSHGYRCIAPDLRGYGDTDAPPSHASYTSLHIVGDLVALLDQLGIDQVFLVGHDWGAMMAWYFCLFRPDRIKALINLSVPFFPRNPAFDLVDGFRALFGDDYYVCRFQEHGEAEEDFACVDTARLMKKFFSIFGPNPLMIPKEVGVRGLATPDALPSWLSEEDINYYATKFKQTGFTGGLNYYRAIHLNWELTAPWTGSQVKVPAKFIVGDQDIVYNIPGVKDYISGGGFKKDVPCLQDVVVIKGAFHFINQEKADEISAHIYEFINKYRVCEKVFSGRGL; translated from the exons atggagaaaatagagCACACGACTGTCGCCACAAATGGCATAAACATGCACGTAGCGTCGATAGGGAAAGGCCCAGTGGTCCTCTTCCTCCATGGCTTCCCTGAGCTCTGGTACTCGTGGCGACACCAGCTTCTCTACCTCTCCTCCCACGGCTATCGCTGTATCGCCCCCGACCTTCGTGGCTATGGCGACACTGACGCCCCTCCCTCCCATGCCTCCTACACATCTTTACACATCGTGGGAGACCTGGTCGCCCTTCTTGACCAGCTTGGTATCGACCAGGTCTTCTTGGTCGGCCATGACTGGGGAGCTATGATGGCCTGGTACTTTTGTTTGTTCAGGCCGGATCGAATCAAAGCTTTGATCAACCTGAGCGTGCCATTTTTTCCCAGGAACCCGGCGTTTGATCTGGTGGATGGCTTCAGGGCTTTGTTTGGTGATGATTATTACGTTTGCAGGT TCCAGGAACATGGAGAAGCCGAAGAAGATTTTGCTTGTGTCGATACCGCACGACTAATGAAGAAGTTCTTTTCAATATTCGGTCCAAATCCTCTGATGATACCTAAAGAAGTGGGAGTTAGAGGATTGGCAACACCAGATGCATTGCCTTCTTGGTTGTCAGAAgaagatattaattattatgcCACCAAATTTAAGCAGACAGGTTTCACCGGAGGATTGAACTATTATCGAGCTATCCACCT AAACTGGGAGCTCACAGCGCCATGGACTGGATCACAAGTCAAAGTGCCAGCCAAGTTCATAGTGGGAGACCAGGATATCGTCTACAATATCCCAGGTGTCAAGGACTATATAAGCGGCGGCGGCTTCAAGAAAGACGTGCCGTGTTTGCAAGACGTAGTTGTAATAAAAGgagcatttcattttatcaatcAAGAAAAGGCAGATGAGATTAGCGCACACATATATGAATTTATCAACAAGTACCGAGTGTGCGAGAAAGTATTTTCAGGTCGAGGACTATGA